One window from the genome of Lentisphaera araneosa HTCC2155 encodes:
- a CDS encoding protein kinase domain-containing protein, whose amino-acid sequence MNFSLTCLSCNSKVNIDANASVDSLRCPNCNDTIQLRRGRMSAGNTIQKRYKALYKVSDDGFSSYFACLDTKSNKIKLLRVFDKTLTYSLQQPEVFLELAQDLSPHGGSSQLPIHKSAIDDDFIYQVMPFTKIESLEKLIDSGYIWDPIQALDLIYELLLSLDEAYIATRSGHFSLTPRNIFIDDKGNLLYNDFGIAVHLLQDVRFVKSQMQIFDIYYISPEITYSSKFPNEACDIYSLGMLLYYLITGITPHSTPSGEFNPSELIIPKRVEVELDEDFLFILKNMSKREPIQRMNSYRQVMKMIETYYENIGHSLTKQMSGTKTEIYEKNDFVKLVSPHFKNVSSAASTAFNLKPLSKEVIQDRIKTSVDIGISKDVHEKLSNPKRVHRKRTNTGLQKDPQASNTQKESSREKPSRSKRKNKHEAPPVIEQSIQSTSEIRRATPRPIANNRARRTQQKKKDSPVAAIICSIIFLLAIISGGIFIYAKHSTKKQEPIVDTPTADDKLANTDKLADTKEEAVTDKSNDLKNENDTNKPDLKITGAKEGTDTALAEETKEETIKEPVIIDRTWYSEALKEAEPDFASIGEKFNNDKNNAADDQINLIKSIDNDIKEAKENAVRRIIIELRSEVNTLMFKKQYTDAIEVYKNYDGSLATESLETRNSLMENLKSIIKDKLASGDTALPPTVTVENLKEHELTEQKEFLAQAIYKLDTIQIDGHLQRLSGLANIAEIRKLIELINHDLLKNSILNNLALSNNEVYDLLINGKNIKAKVLSCDLDEKTIQISSSFQGKVLKQSVDLSNFNFETQIKYLTFDSEQETKFARFLYSLLNENTVAAAAQLETYKGPLNKELIEQSHNEIDRVVEAKSLAIFNLYNITSLDTISLNTISEDDAICLRLLLSNLIKDFKNSRYLNSDDSIILAVYDTLKNLIKIDYKNDIFVGPNSQSKYPNFESLVIANNRTIRLLPGSYNDSIILKNKKVKLIGALGVKLQNSIVLSGDDLTVKNLTFYDGDINIESDSSKINIINCFFHKGGVNSTGKSSDILVQNSFIRYFKSNTTTQKVIINHSTIFAKIDKTDPILVNLNKAIIEDSILHSEKGPIINSSTKKANVKIKSSLLSNTGPLAVINKLQIYSLDELDDHISDLKDCLKDKAGFKDIKNQDYRIKDFSPGFNATSDSKSMGAFFNEVLQLRDDLR is encoded by the coding sequence ATGAACTTCTCTCTCACCTGCTTAAGCTGTAATAGCAAAGTCAACATAGATGCTAATGCATCTGTTGACAGCTTGCGTTGTCCTAATTGTAATGATACAATTCAGCTTAGACGTGGACGTATGTCTGCAGGAAATACCATTCAAAAGAGGTATAAAGCATTATATAAAGTATCCGATGATGGCTTTAGCTCGTACTTTGCTTGTTTAGATACAAAATCAAATAAAATTAAACTACTCCGAGTTTTTGACAAAACCCTTACATACTCACTTCAACAACCTGAAGTTTTCCTCGAACTTGCACAAGATTTAAGTCCGCATGGAGGTAGTAGTCAACTCCCCATTCATAAATCGGCAATTGATGACGACTTTATTTACCAAGTCATGCCCTTTACAAAAATTGAAAGCCTTGAAAAACTCATCGATTCAGGCTACATATGGGATCCTATTCAAGCATTAGATCTTATATATGAGCTCTTACTCTCCTTAGATGAAGCCTATATTGCAACGCGCAGTGGACACTTTTCTTTAACGCCTAGAAACATCTTTATCGATGATAAAGGCAACCTTTTATATAACGATTTTGGTATTGCAGTTCATCTACTCCAAGATGTGAGGTTTGTAAAATCACAGATGCAAATCTTTGATATATATTATATAAGCCCTGAGATAACCTATAGCTCAAAATTTCCCAACGAAGCTTGTGATATCTATTCTTTAGGAATGCTTCTCTATTACTTAATCACGGGTATCACACCGCACAGCACACCTTCTGGAGAATTTAATCCTTCAGAATTAATCATCCCAAAACGCGTCGAAGTCGAACTTGATGAAGACTTCCTATTTATTCTCAAGAATATGTCAAAACGTGAACCGATACAGCGAATGAATTCATATCGTCAAGTCATGAAAATGATTGAAACTTATTATGAGAACATCGGGCACTCCTTGACTAAACAAATGTCAGGCACCAAAACTGAAATCTATGAGAAAAACGATTTTGTAAAACTAGTCAGCCCACATTTCAAAAATGTCAGCTCCGCTGCTTCAACTGCATTTAACCTCAAACCTTTATCCAAAGAAGTAATACAAGACAGAATCAAAACTTCTGTTGATATTGGTATCTCGAAAGATGTTCATGAAAAACTTAGCAATCCAAAGCGAGTCCATCGCAAAAGAACAAATACCGGGCTTCAAAAAGATCCACAAGCAAGTAATACTCAAAAAGAGTCCTCTCGAGAAAAACCATCAAGAAGTAAACGTAAAAATAAACATGAAGCACCTCCGGTCATTGAACAATCTATTCAGTCGACTAGCGAGATACGTCGAGCAACTCCTCGTCCAATAGCAAACAATAGAGCACGACGCACTCAACAGAAAAAGAAAGATAGCCCTGTAGCTGCCATCATATGTTCAATTATTTTTCTCCTAGCCATAATTTCAGGTGGTATATTCATTTATGCGAAACACTCAACAAAAAAACAAGAGCCAATTGTAGATACCCCCACTGCTGACGATAAATTGGCTAACACTGATAAGTTGGCCGACACAAAAGAAGAGGCAGTAACCGATAAATCTAATGATCTTAAGAATGAAAATGACACTAATAAGCCTGACTTGAAAATCACAGGTGCGAAGGAAGGCACTGACACAGCTTTAGCTGAAGAAACAAAAGAAGAGACAATAAAAGAGCCTGTCATTATTGACAGAACTTGGTACTCAGAAGCCTTGAAAGAAGCAGAGCCAGATTTTGCCTCTATAGGTGAAAAGTTTAACAATGACAAAAACAATGCTGCTGACGATCAAATAAACCTCATAAAATCCATTGATAATGACATTAAAGAAGCTAAAGAAAATGCCGTTAGACGTATTATCATTGAACTTAGAAGTGAAGTCAACACTCTAATGTTTAAAAAACAATACACTGATGCAATTGAGGTCTATAAAAACTATGATGGCTCTTTGGCTACAGAAAGCCTTGAAACACGTAACAGTCTCATGGAAAACTTAAAATCTATCATTAAAGATAAACTTGCATCAGGTGACACTGCCCTACCTCCTACTGTGACTGTAGAAAATTTAAAAGAACATGAACTTACTGAGCAGAAAGAATTCTTAGCTCAAGCTATTTATAAACTTGACACCATTCAAATTGATGGCCATTTACAGAGGCTTTCCGGATTAGCTAATATCGCTGAAATTAGAAAGCTTATTGAACTCATTAATCATGATCTCTTGAAGAATAGTATTTTAAATAATTTAGCGCTTTCCAATAATGAAGTATATGACTTACTAATCAACGGGAAAAATATCAAAGCAAAAGTTCTAAGTTGTGATTTAGATGAGAAAACAATTCAAATCTCTAGTTCCTTTCAAGGCAAGGTGCTCAAGCAAAGTGTAGATTTATCCAACTTTAATTTTGAAACTCAAATTAAATACCTGACTTTCGACTCGGAACAAGAAACAAAATTTGCACGCTTTTTATACTCTTTACTTAATGAAAATACAGTTGCTGCCGCTGCTCAACTAGAAACATATAAAGGCCCTCTAAATAAGGAATTAATAGAGCAAAGCCATAATGAAATTGACCGAGTAGTTGAGGCAAAATCTCTCGCCATTTTCAATCTATATAATATTACAAGTCTAGATACTATTTCACTCAACACCATTTCTGAAGATGACGCTATATGCCTACGCCTTCTCTTATCTAATTTAATTAAAGATTTTAAGAACTCACGTTATCTAAATAGCGATGACTCGATCATCTTGGCAGTTTACGACACATTAAAAAACTTGATTAAAATTGATTATAAAAATGATATTTTTGTCGGCCCCAATTCTCAGTCGAAATATCCAAACTTCGAGAGCCTAGTCATAGCAAATAATCGTACCATACGCCTCCTCCCAGGTTCATACAATGATAGTATTATTTTAAAAAATAAGAAGGTAAAACTCATTGGTGCCCTAGGCGTCAAACTACAGAACTCAATTGTTCTTAGTGGAGACGATCTTACCGTTAAAAACCTCACCTTTTATGATGGCGACATTAATATTGAAAGTGACTCTAGTAAAATCAATATTATCAACTGCTTCTTCCATAAAGGCGGTGTGAATTCAACTGGAAAATCTTCCGATATTCTTGTTCAAAATTCTTTTATAAGATACTTCAAATCAAACACCACCACACAAAAAGTAATCATCAATCACTCAACAATTTTTGCTAAAATAGACAAAACTGACCCCATACTCGTCAACCTCAATAAAGCGATTATTGAAGACTCAATCTTACACTCTGAAAAAGGGCCAATTATCAACTCATCGACAAAAAAAGCTAACGTGAAAATCAAATCGTCACTGCTCTCAAATACAGGCCCACTAGCTGTCATCAATAAACTTCAGATCTATTCATTAGATGAACTGGATGATCATATCTCAGATCTAAAGGACTGCCTTAAGGACAAAGCAGGCTTCAAAGATATCAAAAACCAAGATTATCGTATCAAAGACTTCTCCCCTGGCTTTAACGCTACGAGCGACAGTAAATCCATGGGTGCCTTCTTCAACGAAGTTCTACAGTTAAGAGACGATTTACGCTAA
- a CDS encoding protein kinase domain-containing protein has protein sequence MKFILTCKHCLYQITLDSAEINEQYPCLNCQSEIQIRPDSMAEGVDLNEDLTTVYEINDDGFSKLFVSFDKNEGQLFLTRVFDKSFYSAVSSPNDVKDIMEASSTNASDNHLAILHSAYFDQYLYQVMPYMKLESIEEIIDNDFLWSPLQSLDLCYDILESLDHAYSITGSGHFNLTPHNIFIDNDGLVKFFDFSLAPQLLQDSRFASCGFNIFDIYYTSPELVQGLHYPDQSSDLYSLGHCIYYMVTGLTPLGPAEDKSEILKQELTFPNTTLELLDEEFLQIIKNITHKERNHRFQSYRQLINAIDQYYNSIGHVRLKQMEGEKTLLYQSQHFIQHVLPQVKKKPKSLTIKSKANYNSEIIRQKISTQAYLPKEFKTKIIHPHQTKKRRLQQRPHSQMLNRSKTAGKAKKRRSLLTYIIVAAAVLTICAFLLIHETKQIPPYTPLNSKPIIISQNSNENQAKTNASVDDIKNGNTNLQVRPKESSVNFSFYKEELNKELPNFDKILQQMTHDLQVASEDDAQKLMLIQKTSHQRLNEQKKRVLNRLESKTLPLIKENKKSAAIKIVDNYSDYLAQKTSLERQQISNNIQKAQPNLETPKEDKLQLLALQLVNNDIAGAIKTSAKLKIPGKEKTLQSLNKLIQESNKSHLLKRIFTAILSSNDPIIPINYQGGMIDAEFNSYNFDAEHISVKVYHEANNLNLNIPFKKLNPRYLVTWIEQNNTDEQAFLRFIFLLQNDDYTEAYRYLTPYQGPLAQSLKPLVQQLLNSELEMAYEILFKNFHQKFGSEINFSGFSIDNQIALIKLIKELQKQYQLADFTLIKKDLIAKYLTELESKTLPPIQHEIIVGSDSQFKLPRLALALNNKNTTIRLLPGIYKTPIVIKQNNIQLIGCNGVQIHTDILIQATNCELKNLNLHSGNIIIDQNIQSIKILNTNLKNGSFKLSPNTENIEINNCIFNGISIADSAKKINIQNSLIFPNNKLKSSVSGSPKRTQFLNCIFIADNTPIFTNLQKYNDFKLRYCLFSSDYYLVKDQHHNIAILNELKPIFSQINFCLKDQSKFMNQRQGDFRLSPKSPGYLKGYQRLSIGVQMNDTLILLY, from the coding sequence GTGAAATTTATTCTAACTTGTAAACATTGCCTTTATCAAATTACATTAGATTCTGCTGAAATCAACGAGCAGTATCCATGCCTTAATTGTCAAAGTGAAATACAAATACGCCCCGACAGCATGGCCGAGGGTGTTGACTTAAATGAAGACCTAACGACTGTTTATGAAATCAACGATGATGGTTTCAGTAAACTTTTCGTTAGTTTTGACAAGAATGAAGGTCAGCTCTTTTTAACTCGAGTGTTTGATAAAAGTTTTTACTCTGCAGTAAGTTCGCCAAATGATGTAAAAGACATTATGGAAGCCAGTTCAACTAATGCTTCAGATAATCACTTAGCAATTTTACACTCTGCATATTTTGATCAATACCTCTATCAAGTCATGCCCTACATGAAGCTCGAATCAATTGAAGAGATCATCGATAATGATTTTTTATGGAGTCCCCTTCAATCTTTAGACCTATGCTATGATATTTTAGAGTCCTTAGACCACGCATATTCAATTACTGGCAGCGGACACTTTAACCTCACTCCCCATAATATATTCATTGATAATGATGGTTTAGTAAAATTCTTTGATTTCTCTTTAGCTCCGCAATTGCTACAGGACTCTAGATTTGCCTCATGCGGGTTTAATATTTTTGACATCTACTACACTAGTCCAGAACTCGTCCAAGGCCTACACTACCCCGACCAGAGTAGCGACCTCTACTCCCTTGGTCATTGTATCTACTACATGGTAACGGGACTCACCCCTTTGGGGCCGGCTGAAGATAAAAGCGAAATCCTTAAACAAGAACTCACCTTTCCAAATACAACCTTAGAGTTGTTAGATGAAGAATTCCTGCAAATCATCAAAAACATCACACATAAAGAACGAAACCATCGCTTTCAGTCCTACCGGCAACTCATTAATGCCATTGACCAGTACTATAACTCTATTGGCCATGTAAGACTCAAACAAATGGAAGGCGAAAAAACACTTCTTTATCAATCACAGCATTTTATTCAGCACGTTTTACCACAAGTCAAAAAGAAGCCTAAATCACTAACTATCAAAAGTAAGGCGAACTACAACTCTGAGATTATAAGGCAAAAAATCTCAACCCAGGCTTACTTACCAAAAGAGTTTAAAACAAAAATAATCCACCCTCATCAAACCAAAAAAAGACGCCTGCAACAACGGCCTCATAGCCAAATGCTCAATCGCTCAAAAACTGCCGGTAAGGCAAAAAAGAGACGCTCACTTTTAACTTACATCATTGTAGCGGCAGCAGTACTCACCATCTGTGCATTTTTACTTATTCATGAAACTAAGCAAATCCCCCCTTACACACCTTTAAATTCTAAACCTATAATTATTTCTCAAAACTCAAATGAAAACCAAGCCAAAACTAATGCGTCAGTTGATGATATTAAAAATGGTAACACCAATCTACAAGTACGACCCAAAGAAAGCTCAGTTAATTTTTCATTTTACAAAGAAGAATTGAATAAAGAGCTCCCTAACTTTGATAAAATCCTCCAACAGATGACCCATGATTTACAGGTGGCGTCAGAAGACGACGCTCAAAAATTAATGCTCATACAAAAAACAAGTCACCAGAGATTGAACGAACAGAAAAAAAGAGTCCTCAATCGACTTGAATCTAAAACTTTACCCCTAATCAAGGAAAACAAAAAATCAGCCGCTATAAAAATTGTCGACAACTATTCCGATTATCTCGCTCAAAAAACATCTTTGGAACGTCAACAAATATCAAATAATATTCAAAAAGCACAACCCAATTTAGAAACTCCAAAGGAAGATAAACTTCAGCTTCTTGCCCTACAATTAGTCAATAATGATATTGCAGGTGCAATAAAGACATCTGCCAAATTAAAGATACCTGGCAAAGAAAAAACTCTTCAAAGCCTAAACAAATTAATTCAAGAGTCAAACAAGTCACATTTATTGAAAAGAATTTTTACTGCGATCCTAAGCTCGAATGACCCCATCATCCCGATCAATTACCAAGGGGGAATGATAGACGCTGAATTCAACTCCTATAATTTTGATGCTGAGCATATTTCCGTAAAGGTTTATCATGAAGCTAACAATCTAAATCTAAACATACCCTTTAAAAAACTTAATCCCCGCTATCTAGTCACATGGATTGAGCAAAATAATACCGACGAGCAAGCTTTCTTAAGGTTCATCTTTCTTTTACAAAACGACGATTATACCGAAGCGTATCGCTATCTAACTCCGTATCAAGGACCTCTCGCACAATCTCTAAAACCTCTCGTTCAACAACTGCTAAATTCTGAACTCGAAATGGCCTATGAGATCCTTTTTAAGAATTTTCACCAAAAGTTTGGTTCTGAAATTAATTTTTCAGGCTTTAGCATTGATAACCAAATAGCTTTAATAAAGTTAATCAAAGAACTTCAAAAACAATATCAACTAGCCGATTTCACACTAATAAAAAAGGATTTGATTGCCAAATACCTTACAGAGCTAGAATCAAAAACACTTCCTCCCATACAACATGAAATCATTGTCGGAAGTGACTCTCAGTTCAAACTCCCCCGATTAGCACTCGCATTAAATAATAAAAACACGACAATCAGGCTACTTCCAGGCATATATAAAACGCCAATAGTCATCAAGCAAAACAACATTCAGCTCATTGGGTGTAATGGTGTACAAATCCACACTGACATCCTAATCCAAGCAACAAACTGTGAACTCAAAAACTTAAATCTTCATTCCGGTAACATTATCATAGACCAAAATATCCAATCAATAAAAATATTAAATACAAATTTAAAAAATGGTAGCTTTAAACTCTCCCCTAATACTGAAAATATCGAAATCAACAACTGTATCTTCAATGGAATTAGTATTGCTGATTCCGCAAAAAAAATTAACATCCAGAATTCATTAATCTTCCCAAATAACAAACTAAAATCAAGTGTATCTGGTTCACCCAAAAGAACTCAATTTTTGAATTGTATCTTTATCGCAGATAACACTCCAATTTTTACAAATCTTCAAAAATATAATGATTTTAAATTACGTTATTGCTTATTTTCTAGCGATTACTACTTAGTTAAAGACCAACACCATAACATCGCTATACTTAATGAATTAAAGCCAATCTTCTCGCAAATAAATTTTTGCTTGAAAGATCAATCAAAATTTATGAATCAAAGACAAGGTGACTTCAGGTTAAGTCCAAAATCTCCTGGATATTTAAAAGGTTACCAAAGACTTTCTATTGGTGTTCAGATGAATGATACGCTTATTTTATTATACTGA
- a CDS encoding FtsB family cell division protein, with protein MGFAKITGVLFFLIIVVSGTYVMVPKYIKYNRTQTDLEKTEREVIRLESDVQKHREELHDLTVKPSAIERVAREKFGLCRKGERVVIFKDEDLYRERLTN; from the coding sequence GTGGGATTTGCTAAAATTACAGGTGTATTGTTCTTTCTGATCATCGTTGTGAGCGGAACGTATGTCATGGTGCCCAAGTATATTAAATACAATCGTACTCAAACAGATTTAGAAAAAACTGAAAGAGAAGTGATTCGCCTAGAGTCTGATGTTCAAAAACATCGAGAAGAACTCCATGACTTAACCGTAAAGCCCTCAGCAATTGAACGTGTTGCACGAGAAAAGTTCGGTTTGTGCCGCAAAGGTGAACGAGTTGTGATTTTTAAAGATGAAGATTTGTATCGTGAGAGATTGACCAACTAA
- the hemW gene encoding radical SAM family heme chaperone HemW — translation MFSAVEFDSLYIHVPFCKNICDYCTLYSVVENSKEIRQQYLSKIQNELNASLEQLDNLKTIFIGGGTPNALSSDELEQLLHSIQALKIPSEFTVECNPASITEEKLQLMQNYGVNRLSFGGQSTSRKTRKALGRRTGDVELFKAIDLAQKFGFKRINVDLIYAVPGQTLADWQYDVQQVLSQGIRHFSAYSLILEEGAEITKRIKETDDDLAVEMYHLCEDLLKEAGLERYEVSNYAVPGEECRHNLGIWHGAKYLGLGPAAASFDGLLRWTQKADLKAWLNGEKAKLDEIPLKERVAEVLAFGFRTKMGWQKELLHSLYGSEVLNEYKDILDKLVIQGLLEETASYIRATEQGLLFADEIASVLIDYSQETMSS, via the coding sequence ATGTTTTCCGCAGTTGAGTTCGACTCACTTTATATCCACGTCCCTTTCTGTAAAAATATTTGCGATTACTGCACACTGTATTCTGTCGTAGAGAATTCAAAAGAAATTCGTCAGCAGTACTTATCAAAAATTCAGAATGAACTTAATGCTTCTCTTGAGCAATTAGATAATTTAAAAACTATCTTTATCGGTGGGGGGACTCCCAATGCCCTTAGTTCCGATGAGCTAGAGCAACTTTTGCATTCCATTCAGGCGCTCAAAATCCCATCTGAATTTACGGTGGAATGTAACCCCGCAAGCATTACGGAAGAGAAGTTGCAATTGATGCAAAATTATGGTGTCAATCGCTTGAGTTTTGGAGGACAATCTACCTCACGTAAAACGCGTAAGGCACTGGGGCGAAGAACGGGTGATGTTGAATTATTCAAAGCTATTGATTTGGCACAAAAATTCGGATTTAAAAGAATTAACGTAGATTTGATTTATGCGGTGCCAGGTCAAACGCTTGCAGATTGGCAGTATGATGTCCAACAAGTTTTGAGCCAAGGAATACGTCACTTTTCGGCTTACAGTCTCATCTTAGAAGAGGGTGCAGAGATTACCAAGCGAATTAAAGAAACAGACGATGATTTAGCTGTGGAGATGTACCACCTTTGCGAAGACCTTTTAAAAGAGGCTGGTTTAGAGCGTTATGAAGTTTCGAATTATGCGGTGCCAGGCGAAGAATGTCGCCATAATTTAGGGATCTGGCATGGAGCCAAATATTTAGGTTTAGGTCCTGCCGCCGCCTCTTTTGATGGGCTTTTGCGATGGACGCAAAAAGCCGATTTAAAAGCTTGGTTAAATGGCGAAAAAGCTAAGCTCGATGAAATTCCTTTAAAAGAGCGGGTCGCAGAGGTCTTAGCTTTTGGATTCCGTACCAAAATGGGGTGGCAAAAAGAGCTACTGCATTCATTATACGGTAGTGAAGTTTTAAATGAGTATAAAGATATATTGGATAAGCTAGTGATTCAGGGATTATTAGAAGAGACAGCGAGCTACATTCGCGCAACTGAGCAGGGCCTGCTTTTTGCTGATGAAATTGCATCTGTTTTGATTGATTATTCTCAGGAGACAATGAGCTCATGA
- a CDS encoding serine/threonine protein kinase: MKFQCVLCKSTYQAESLELGTSKNCPTCSKKIVVPRKIYDPGRVIGNDFVIEKVVGIGGMGTVFLARQISLDRPIALKVLLRRYSADSKFRQEFLREAQSVASMIHGNLVQVFAFGVDESDLYLAMEYVEGDTLGDRIEKNGKIDVIDALGVVQQVTEGLHYAWEKDSLIHRDIKPDNIMITADGWVKLTDMGLARQQRDLQDVKEVSGTPAYMNPEQFLKDPMDCRADIYSLGVVLYHSITGALPFDSENVSELARQHLQDPVIFNNRRVDLPIDVRKLITKMMEKSPEKRFLDHEALLKELIKVRKALSKDPSLVPGIHTISFSRKDIGELKIGSKKKKEANSLESLPRKKVRSLSASDDYQDAEALLMSDGHTSTSNIFWTNLVAITAVAAALVVSVFSSPSKKVYEVEAESLLQRIMQGELQLERSKVELGKVLQELPEEGNVREMTLRAKVLTVLNSVELKEKQALQLQLEKNSEKLTSVVREKALLINTMKQKKKEEGQQESLFARTLEELTQSEEAIAKTGLEAQQKNEVPQLIFNDAFMLDKLWLDAKTKILMTSFKEVYLWKPSNALEVIAGQKSELYGSYLAEVNDLEKLIGIAQEFQLKFIKGLGTLEGESLLLPGGELSDISLTVYSVDEEEIEIKDSYGKTYKVPQLPMVQQKYIYDEMYPGNTDNELYATYALCALKFTEAVENGVDTDMSEVVFDHYVHNRFTLINNYLKSNLQSRARESGLKLLQGAKLFPSKINMIQQKLDRTLGEGWNYESRATENGL; encoded by the coding sequence ATGAAGTTCCAGTGCGTATTATGTAAATCGACTTATCAAGCAGAAAGTTTGGAGCTAGGAACGAGTAAAAATTGTCCTACATGCTCTAAGAAAATTGTTGTACCACGTAAGATTTATGATCCAGGTAGAGTGATCGGTAACGATTTTGTTATTGAAAAAGTCGTTGGTATTGGTGGCATGGGTACAGTGTTTTTGGCTCGCCAAATTAGTTTAGATCGTCCAATAGCGCTTAAAGTCCTCCTACGTCGTTATTCTGCCGATAGTAAATTCCGCCAAGAGTTTTTGCGAGAAGCGCAATCAGTTGCCTCGATGATTCACGGTAATCTGGTTCAAGTTTTTGCCTTTGGTGTTGATGAGAGTGACTTATACTTAGCAATGGAATACGTAGAAGGTGATACTTTAGGGGATCGCATTGAGAAGAACGGCAAGATAGACGTAATCGATGCTCTAGGTGTTGTTCAACAGGTGACTGAAGGCTTGCATTACGCTTGGGAAAAAGATTCTCTTATTCACCGCGACATCAAACCTGATAATATAATGATCACTGCTGATGGTTGGGTGAAACTCACCGACATGGGACTGGCTCGTCAACAAAGAGATTTACAAGACGTGAAAGAAGTTTCTGGAACGCCAGCCTATATGAATCCCGAACAGTTTTTGAAAGACCCCATGGATTGTCGTGCAGATATTTACAGTTTGGGCGTTGTTTTATATCATTCAATTACAGGTGCACTGCCTTTTGATTCGGAAAACGTTAGCGAATTAGCACGCCAGCATCTTCAAGACCCCGTTATCTTTAACAACCGTCGTGTGGACCTACCGATAGATGTGAGAAAACTCATCACTAAGATGATGGAGAAGTCCCCAGAGAAGCGTTTCCTCGATCATGAAGCCTTACTTAAAGAGCTGATTAAGGTAAGGAAAGCTTTAAGTAAAGATCCAAGCCTCGTCCCAGGTATTCATACAATCTCCTTTAGTCGTAAAGATATTGGCGAACTCAAAATTGGTAGTAAAAAGAAGAAAGAGGCTAATTCATTAGAATCTCTGCCTAGAAAGAAAGTCCGTAGCCTAAGTGCGAGTGATGATTATCAAGATGCGGAAGCTTTATTGATGAGTGACGGTCACACTTCTACATCAAATATTTTTTGGACAAACTTGGTGGCAATAACTGCCGTGGCTGCAGCACTTGTGGTGTCAGTCTTTTCGAGTCCGTCAAAGAAAGTTTATGAAGTTGAAGCAGAGAGTTTGCTACAAAGAATTATGCAAGGTGAGCTACAGCTCGAACGTAGTAAAGTCGAGCTTGGAAAAGTCTTACAGGAACTTCCCGAAGAAGGTAACGTAAGAGAAATGACTCTTAGAGCTAAAGTATTAACGGTATTGAACTCAGTTGAGCTGAAGGAAAAACAAGCCTTGCAACTTCAGTTGGAGAAGAATTCAGAAAAATTAACCAGTGTCGTTCGTGAAAAAGCTCTCTTAATCAATACCATGAAGCAAAAGAAGAAAGAAGAAGGCCAGCAAGAAAGTCTTTTTGCTCGTACTTTGGAAGAGCTAACGCAATCTGAAGAAGCGATTGCAAAGACAGGACTTGAGGCGCAACAGAAAAACGAAGTACCTCAGCTGATTTTCAATGATGCTTTCATGTTAGATAAGCTTTGGTTGGATGCAAAAACAAAAATTTTGATGACGAGTTTTAAAGAAGTTTACCTTTGGAAGCCAAGTAATGCTTTAGAGGTTATTGCGGGACAGAAATCTGAACTTTATGGTTCGTACTTAGCAGAAGTTAATGATTTAGAAAAATTGATTGGCATTGCTCAAGAGTTTCAGCTTAAGTTTATCAAAGGTTTAGGAACACTTGAAGGTGAATCTTTGTTATTGCCAGGCGGTGAACTGTCTGATATCTCGCTCACTGTTTATTCGGTAGATGAAGAAGAGATCGAAATAAAGGATAGTTATGGCAAGACGTATAAGGTTCCGCAACTGCCTATGGTTCAACAAAAGTATATTTATGACGAAATGTATCCAGGTAATACGGACAATGAGCTTTATGCAACTTATGCACTTTGCGCTTTAAAATTCACCGAGGCGGTAGAGAACGGAGTTGATACTGATATGAGTGAAGTTGTTTTTGATCATTACGTTCATAATCGTTTTACACTAATTAATAACTATTTGAAAAGCAATCTTCAAAGTCGAGCACGTGAGAGTGGACTTAAACTCTTGCAAGGTGCAAAACTTTTTCCAAGTAAAATTAACATGATTCAACAAAAATTGGATAGAACTTTAGGAGAAGGATGGAACTATGAGTCAAGAGCTACTGAGAACGGATTATAA